The following are encoded together in the Streptomyces flavofungini genome:
- a CDS encoding DUF4232 domain-containing protein, with the protein MRTTLRTRTTATTLALAATLSLAAFAGSASASGTGAEATPVTCTAAHTTVTVKKVDRPVNHLLLRAKNTGTKPCYAYHAPYLRFGQSHAATAVLRESVPQAVVTLEPGQSAYAGIRTESPEGTDGFRTKKLGVLFANRAMNGGAGSMTHPKLPTGGVYVDDSAFVTYWQSTASDALAW; encoded by the coding sequence ATGCGCACCACCCTCCGCACCCGCACCACCGCCACCACCCTCGCCCTGGCCGCGACCCTCTCCCTGGCCGCCTTCGCGGGCAGCGCGTCCGCGAGCGGCACCGGCGCCGAGGCCACCCCGGTCACCTGCACGGCCGCCCACACCACGGTGACTGTGAAGAAGGTCGACCGCCCCGTCAACCACCTGCTCCTGCGGGCCAAGAACACCGGCACCAAGCCCTGTTACGCCTACCACGCCCCGTACCTGCGCTTCGGCCAGTCGCACGCCGCCACCGCCGTGCTCCGCGAGAGCGTGCCGCAGGCCGTGGTCACCCTGGAGCCGGGCCAGTCGGCGTACGCGGGCATCCGCACGGAGTCCCCCGAGGGCACCGACGGCTTCAGGACCAAGAAGCTCGGGGTCCTGTTCGCCAACCGGGCGATGAACGGCGGCGCCGGCAGCATGACCCACCCGAAGCTGCCCACCGGGGGCGTGTACGTGGACGACTCGGCGTTCGTCACGTACTGGCAGTCCACGGCGTCCGACGCGCTGGCCTGGTAA